From one Musa acuminata AAA Group cultivar baxijiao unplaced genomic scaffold, Cavendish_Baxijiao_AAA HiC_scaffold_434, whole genome shotgun sequence genomic stretch:
- the LOC135659136 gene encoding cytochrome f — protein sequence MQNKNTFSWVKEEMTRSISVSIMIYVITRASISNAYPIFAQQGYENPREATGRIVCANCHLANKPVDIEVPQAVLPDTVFEAVVRIPYDKQLKQVLANGKKGTLNVGAVLILPDGFELAPLDRISPELKEKIGNLSFQSYRPNKRNIIVIGPVPGQKYSEIVFPILSPDPATKKDVHFLKYPIYVGGNRGRGQIYPDGSKSNNTVYNATSAGIVSRIVRKEKGGYEITIVDASDGHQVVDIIPPGPELLVSEGESIKLDQPLTSNPNVGGFGQGDAEIVLQDPLRVQGLLFFLASVILAQVFLVLKKKQFEKVQLYEMNF from the coding sequence atgcaaaataaaaatactttttcttgggtAAAGGAAGAGATGACTCGATCCATTTCTGTATCGATCATGATATATGTAATAACTCGGGCATCTATTTCAAATGCATATCCCATTTTTGCGCAGCAGGGTTATGAAAACCCGCGAGAAGCAACGGGACGAATTGTATGTGCCAATTGCCATTTAGCTAATAAACCCGTGGATATTGAAGTTCCGCAAGCTGTGCTTCCTGATACTGTATTTGAAGCAGTTGTTCGAATCCCTTATGATAAGCAACTGAAACAAGTTCTTGCTAATGGTAAAAAGGGGACTTTGAATGTGGGGGCTGTTCTCATTTTACCCGACGGATTCGAATTAGCCCCCCTTGATCGTATTTCTCCTGAGTTGAAAGAAAAGATAGGAAATCTGTCTTTTCAGAGTTATCGTCCcaacaaaagaaatattattgtgATAGGTCCTGTTCCCGGTCAGAAATATAGTGAAATCGTCTTTCCCATTCTTTCCCCCGACCCTGCTACGAAGAAAGACGTTCACTTCTTAAAATATCCCATATACGTAGGTGGGAACAGAGGAAGGGGTCAGATTTATCCTGATGGTAGCAAAAGTAACAATACAGTCTATAATGCTACATCAGCAGGTATAGTAAGCAGAATAGTACGTAAAGAAAAAGGGGGATATGAAATAACCATAGTTGATGCATCGGATGGACATCAAGTGGTTGATATTATACCTCCAGGACCAGAACTTCTTGTTTCAGAGGGTGAATCCATCAAGCTTGATCAACCATTAACAAGCAATCCCAATGTGGGAGGCTTTGGTCAGGGAGATGCAGAAATAGTGCTTCAAGACCCATTACGGGTCCAaggtcttttgttcttcttggcatctgttattttggcacaagtttttttggttcttaaaaagaaacagtttgaaaaggttcaattgtacgaaatgaatttctag